From Psychromonas sp. psych-6C06, one genomic window encodes:
- a CDS encoding GspH/FimT family pseudopilin gives MFKQCAFTLVELLISLAVLMILVSVASQSYNQLFTQQALVASTENLYQFLVFAKSESIKYNQKVYVHFCQNGTSNEWRMAQSDQPACDCFVANSCLLNGVQHNQQLTDGKLVFTSSSDISFTGLQASYNPMRFSVNAGSVILSDNSGNRLKVIQSAMRLRVCAPDNKQLGYEQC, from the coding sequence ATGTTTAAGCAATGCGCTTTTACTTTAGTTGAGTTGCTTATTTCGTTAGCCGTTTTGATGATTTTAGTCTCAGTCGCCAGCCAGTCTTATAACCAACTCTTTACTCAACAGGCATTAGTAGCAAGTACTGAAAACCTTTATCAATTTTTAGTTTTTGCCAAATCAGAATCGATTAAATATAACCAGAAAGTGTATGTTCATTTTTGTCAGAATGGTACTAGCAACGAATGGCGCATGGCGCAGAGTGATCAGCCTGCTTGTGACTGTTTTGTTGCTAATAGTTGCTTGCTAAATGGTGTGCAACATAACCAACAACTCACAGATGGTAAGTTAGTCTTTACATCGAGCTCTGATATTAGTTTCACAGGATTGCAGGCTTCTTATAATCCAATGCGTTTTAGTGTTAATGCGGGTAGCGTAATTTTAAGCGATAACAGTGGTAATCGATTAAAGGTGATTCAGTCGGCCATGCGTTTAAGAGTATGTGCCCCAGATAATAAGCAACTTGGGTATGAGCAATGTTAA
- a CDS encoding prepilin-type N-terminal cleavage/methylation domain-containing protein produces MLRQKYDPTSKRGFSLVELLIALLLGTVLLAMVIGLYVTGVSTGAKSLKYSRLRTDLQSIVAMMETDFRRAGYGGSDYLVGASSNKTIDINASNDCIVYYYNHNDTATVESSNQMAFSFKDNTVKFKSGVGKVANVVCAVTTGWTDVSDNNFIKITALSLTESVTSSASATMRSVKIDLSGELVSDSNYAHSIATRVQVRNLEFN; encoded by the coding sequence ATGTTAAGACAAAAATATGACCCTACAAGCAAACGAGGTTTTTCGCTGGTTGAATTACTGATCGCTTTATTACTCGGGACTGTGTTGCTTGCAATGGTCATTGGTTTGTACGTGACCGGTGTTTCAACAGGCGCGAAAAGTTTAAAGTATTCTCGTTTAAGAACTGACTTACAATCCATTGTTGCAATGATGGAAACAGATTTTCGTCGTGCAGGCTATGGAGGCAGTGATTACCTTGTAGGTGCGAGTAGCAATAAAACTATCGATATTAATGCTAGTAATGATTGCATTGTTTATTACTACAACCATAACGATACTGCGACGGTTGAAAGTAGTAATCAAATGGCCTTTAGCTTTAAAGATAATACTGTAAAGTTTAAGAGTGGCGTTGGCAAAGTTGCGAATGTTGTTTGCGCAGTGACTACGGGGTGGACGGATGTATCGGATAATAATTTTATTAAAATCACGGCGCTAAGTTTGACTGAAAGCGTGACTTCTTCGGCCTCAGCGACAATGCGAAGTGTTAAAATAGACCTTAGTGGTGAGTTGGTTTCAGATAGCAACTACGCCCACTCTATTGCAACGCGCGTACAGGTTCGTAATCTAGAGTTTAATTAA